From the genome of Sulfurovum sp. NBC37-1, one region includes:
- a CDS encoding fructosamine kinase family protein — MQVDKIYFENLLNEELLSLDYLTEGQIGPIYTLKIPSNRYLLKTSKPSTHLQTEVRMLKDIKKYDIAVPAVYDSSESHLLIEFIEESRVSGYDQEIEAAKVLSSLHSVTNDSRMYGYWYDTTIGPFEQKNEQTQYNWTLFLGQMRIMPMAKICFDKGHLPKGMLGRVEKLCRDLYKYIDMSQITPSLLHGDLWSGNILFNIKSVFLIDPAIYFGDREMELAFIFLFDTFGETFFRHYSEVHPLSKEFHETKVPIYQIYPLLVHVAIYGESYLPALEKRLKQLKV; from the coding sequence GTGCAAGTAGACAAGATATATTTCGAAAACCTGCTCAATGAGGAACTTCTCTCCTTAGACTACCTGACAGAGGGACAGATAGGCCCCATTTATACACTGAAAATACCGTCGAACAGATACCTCCTGAAAACTTCCAAACCCTCAACGCATCTTCAGACAGAAGTGAGAATGCTGAAAGATATTAAAAAATATGATATTGCGGTACCTGCAGTCTATGACAGTTCGGAAAGTCATCTGCTGATAGAATTCATCGAAGAAAGCAGGGTGTCAGGATACGATCAGGAGATCGAAGCGGCAAAGGTATTGTCTTCTCTGCACAGCGTTACCAATGACAGCAGGATGTACGGATACTGGTACGATACGACCATCGGGCCTTTTGAACAGAAAAATGAGCAGACACAGTACAACTGGACACTTTTTCTCGGACAGATGCGCATCATGCCTATGGCAAAGATCTGCTTTGACAAAGGGCATCTTCCAAAAGGGATGCTTGGGAGAGTAGAGAAACTCTGCAGGGACCTTTACAAGTATATTGATATGAGTCAGATCACACCGTCACTGCTGCACGGAGATCTGTGGAGCGGTAACATACTATTTAATATTAAGTCTGTCTTTCTGATCGATCCGGCGATATATTTCGGGGATAGGGAGATGGAGCTCGCCTTCATCTTTCTCTTCGATACTTTCGGAGAAACTTTCTTTCGACACTATTCGGAGGTACATCCTTTGAGTAAAGAATTCCATGAAACGAAGGTACCGATCTATCAGATCTATCCTCTTTTGGTGCATGTGGCTATTTACGGGGAGAGCTATCTGCCGGCACTGGAAAAAAGGCTAAAGCAACTGAAGGTATAA
- a CDS encoding ABC transporter permease — translation MLNFFKDKTAAAGLILFALFVILSLHPSLFAYQNPYELTQLYLQNSFKPPSHAFWLGTDEQGRDIYSAILYGLRTSLYVGVVSTVLSVIAGVFLGLVSGYYGGWIDTLIMRIADIQLSFPAILIALIIMALWGTGINKIIFAITIVSWVYYARTVRSSILLEKEKEYVQSVQALGMGSFPILFTEILPNVVSPIIVLATVRVAYAIILETTLSFLGVGVPVTEPSLGTLISNGYQVLFSGYWWGSVFPGVVLMLLIISINLMGDRLREVLNPKGERV, via the coding sequence ATGCTGAATTTTTTCAAAGACAAAACGGCCGCAGCAGGATTGATACTTTTTGCCCTGTTTGTCATCCTTTCGCTTCATCCTTCACTCTTTGCATACCAAAATCCCTATGAACTCACCCAGCTTTATCTGCAAAACAGTTTCAAGCCGCCCAGTCATGCATTTTGGCTGGGAACGGATGAGCAGGGAAGAGACATCTATTCTGCCATACTTTATGGCTTGAGAACATCACTTTATGTCGGTGTTGTCAGTACGGTTCTCTCCGTTATTGCAGGGGTTTTTCTGGGATTGGTTTCAGGCTATTATGGCGGGTGGATCGATACACTCATTATGCGAATTGCCGATATTCAACTCTCTTTCCCCGCCATACTGATCGCATTGATCATTATGGCCCTTTGGGGAACGGGTATCAATAAAATTATTTTTGCCATTACCATCGTAAGCTGGGTTTACTATGCAAGAACTGTCCGCAGCAGTATACTGCTGGAAAAAGAAAAAGAGTATGTCCAGTCGGTCCAGGCACTGGGTATGGGGAGTTTTCCCATCCTCTTTACCGAGATACTGCCAAACGTCGTTTCACCCATCATTGTCCTGGCGACTGTCCGGGTCGCCTATGCCATCATCCTAGAAACAACACTGAGTTTTCTAGGTGTCGGTGTTCCTGTTACCGAGCCCTCCCTCGGTACCCTCATCTCCAATGGCTATCAAGTTCTTTTTAGCGGATATTGGTGGGGCTCCGTTTTCCCTGGAGTGGTGCTGATGCTCCTGATCATTTCCATCAACCTTATGGGTGACAGACTCAGAGAAGTACTGAATCCTAAAGGGGAAAGAGTATGA
- a CDS encoding ABC transporter ATP-binding protein, whose product MPQNLDTLLEVKEVEKVFDVNASTFSKKELHALNKISFDISRGKTLSLIGESGCGKTTIGKVILGLYRATQGSVCFHEKDIAMRSPLQRGSLQKEIQMIFQDPYASLNPKKKIKTILEQPLKVHTDMDKDERREVIHSLCEEVGINTDYLERYPHQFSGGQRQRIAIARAIILKPELILADEPVASLDASIQAQILNLLSDLQKKYNLTLLFITHDLSVVKHISDHVAVMYLGEIVEYASKEALFDNPKHPYTKMLFSVIPTLHNSVIAESVLQAGEIQTPIDLPKGCFFASRCALKDESCEALHPELTDNGSGHMVRCPKVQD is encoded by the coding sequence TTGCCACAAAATTTAGATACGCTACTCGAAGTTAAAGAAGTAGAAAAGGTTTTTGATGTCAATGCAAGTACCTTCAGTAAAAAAGAGCTCCATGCCCTCAATAAAATTAGTTTCGATATCTCCAGGGGCAAAACACTCTCTCTTATAGGAGAAAGCGGTTGCGGAAAAACGACCATCGGCAAGGTTATACTTGGGCTTTACCGAGCGACACAAGGCTCTGTCTGTTTTCATGAAAAAGATATCGCAATGCGCTCACCTCTGCAAAGAGGTTCCCTGCAAAAAGAGATCCAAATGATCTTCCAGGATCCCTACGCTTCACTTAACCCGAAGAAAAAAATCAAAACCATTCTGGAGCAGCCACTGAAGGTACATACCGATATGGATAAAGATGAAAGAAGGGAAGTGATCCATTCCCTATGCGAAGAGGTAGGTATCAATACAGATTACCTTGAACGTTATCCCCATCAGTTTTCCGGCGGACAAAGGCAAAGGATCGCCATTGCCAGAGCCATCATACTGAAACCGGAACTTATTCTGGCGGATGAGCCTGTGGCATCACTCGATGCTTCCATACAGGCACAGATACTCAACCTGCTCTCCGATCTGCAAAAAAAGTACAATCTGACGCTGCTGTTCATCACCCATGATCTCAGTGTGGTCAAACATATCAGCGACCATGTTGCGGTCATGTATCTTGGTGAGATCGTGGAGTACGCATCCAAAGAGGCACTTTTTGACAACCCTAAACACCCCTACACAAAAATGCTTTTCTCTGTCATACCGACACTGCACAACTCTGTCATTGCCGAAAGTGTTTTGCAGGCAGGCGAGATACAGACACCGATCGACCTCCCCAAAGGATGTTTTTTTGCCAGCAGGTGTGCACTGAAAGATGAAAGCTGTGAAGCACTTCATCCGGAACTGACAGACAACGGTAGTGGACACATGGTACGATGCCCAAAAGTACAGGACTAA
- a CDS encoding ABC transporter ATP-binding protein, translating into MILLKVKNLKTYFDTPRGLAKAVDGNSFSLQKGEILGIVGESGAGKSMTGFSILNLIDKPGKIVEGEVLFDGKDLTKLDEAALQNIRGNEIAMIFQDAQTSLNPVLTIGEQLTETLRYHQPSLTHKKAYAVSMAMLQRVGLPSARQRMQSYPHQLSGGMKQRIVIAIAMLNNPQILIADEPTTALDVTIQAQILYIMKQLCSDFGSSMIFISHDIAVISQLCDSIAVMYAGRIVEYGSRQEILSDPKHPYTQGLIACLPSLDKEQERLYQIPGDMPSLFDLPQGCYFKERCPIADSQCDVYPQKHVLGERIVYCHKI; encoded by the coding sequence ATGATACTTTTGAAAGTAAAAAATCTGAAAACCTACTTTGATACTCCCAGAGGGCTTGCCAAAGCGGTTGACGGTAACAGTTTCTCCCTTCAAAAAGGTGAGATCCTTGGTATCGTAGGAGAATCGGGAGCTGGAAAATCGATGACCGGATTTTCCATACTGAATCTGATAGACAAACCTGGAAAGATTGTTGAAGGGGAGGTGCTTTTTGACGGGAAAGATTTGACTAAACTGGATGAGGCTGCACTGCAGAATATACGGGGCAACGAGATAGCCATGATCTTTCAGGATGCCCAGACCTCTCTCAATCCAGTACTGACTATAGGAGAGCAGCTCACGGAGACACTTCGATACCATCAACCTTCATTGACACACAAAAAGGCTTACGCTGTGAGTATGGCTATGCTTCAACGGGTGGGACTTCCTTCTGCCCGGCAGAGAATGCAGAGCTATCCCCACCAGCTCTCGGGCGGTATGAAGCAGAGAATCGTCATCGCCATTGCCATGTTGAACAATCCACAGATACTCATTGCCGATGAACCCACTACAGCCCTCGATGTGACGATACAGGCACAAATCCTTTATATAATGAAGCAGCTGTGCAGTGATTTTGGATCTTCCATGATCTTTATCAGTCATGACATTGCGGTGATTTCACAGCTTTGTGACTCGATAGCCGTCATGTATGCAGGCAGGATCGTGGAGTACGGCAGCAGGCAGGAGATTTTATCCGACCCGAAACATCCCTATACACAGGGGTTGATTGCCTGTCTGCCTTCGCTGGACAAAGAACAGGAGAGGCTCTATCAGATCCCCGGAGATATGCCTTCGCTGTTTGATCTGCCACAGGGTTGTTACTTCAAGGAGAGATGTCCGATTGCTGATAGCCAGTGTGATGTTTATCCGCAAAAACATGTTTTGGGAGAAAGGATCGTCTATTGCCACAAAATTTAG
- a CDS encoding bifunctional metallophosphatase/5'-nucleotidase gives MHKKQNILLFILLISVSIVFSGCTSATSQKDQITIVGTADIQGLMEPFKQEYEINGSKVEIMGGGISRIASVLKQAKSENPSGTFVLSSGDDLMGRYFHTFKGEAIYSLMSESGYGVYAPGNHEFDKGTEVFAKSLDYASFDTICSDLIVEGTALEGRCVSYKIVNANGAKIGFFSLMTEDLPLITSPGKVKLSADNTVSARKMVEVLKGEQCDIIIAVTHIGLDQDKSIAQKVEGIDVIFGGHSHEVTKQLVRVGDTLIVNGGEEGSYVLKLLLHLDNNHRIKKEEAEYFLIPVIDPITADKKVETILEAYKAQLPATVVLGKTTVEWDLTTDALRKGESSVADLINDLLRDKFSVDIVMNNGGAFRGKKVYPPGNITDTMLHEIDEFSNNAYMMNIKGKYLQQILEHSAASYGRGGLMQVSGIHYTIDLSKQPQVIKHNDDGSWTIEQAGERVSNIDIVMPDGSLAPVEDDKVYKVLSNAYLVTHSGDGYFWFEQYGTDKKNTYTTFYTVMAGYLEKHTVMDPKPVDGRLKILP, from the coding sequence ATGCACAAAAAACAAAATATCCTGCTCTTCATTCTACTAATTTCTGTAAGCATCGTTTTTTCAGGATGTACTTCTGCAACTTCACAGAAAGATCAAATTACCATTGTAGGAACAGCTGATATACAGGGTTTGATGGAACCGTTTAAACAAGAATATGAGATCAATGGCTCTAAAGTGGAGATAATGGGAGGAGGTATCAGCAGGATAGCCTCTGTTCTAAAGCAGGCCAAATCAGAAAACCCTTCCGGTACCTTTGTTCTTTCAAGTGGAGATGACCTGATGGGGCGGTATTTTCATACATTCAAGGGAGAAGCCATTTATTCGCTAATGAGTGAAAGCGGCTATGGAGTGTATGCCCCCGGTAATCATGAGTTTGACAAGGGAACAGAGGTATTTGCCAAGTCTTTAGACTATGCCTCGTTTGATACGATATGTTCAGACCTTATAGTGGAAGGTACTGCATTGGAAGGGAGGTGTGTTTCCTATAAGATCGTCAATGCCAATGGTGCCAAAATAGGTTTTTTCTCTCTGATGACTGAAGATCTTCCCCTTATTACAAGCCCGGGAAAAGTCAAGCTCAGTGCTGACAATACTGTATCGGCCAGGAAGATGGTTGAAGTACTGAAAGGTGAACAGTGCGATATCATTATAGCTGTAACACATATAGGGTTGGATCAGGACAAATCAATTGCCCAAAAAGTAGAAGGTATCGATGTGATATTCGGAGGCCACTCCCATGAAGTGACCAAACAGCTGGTTCGGGTAGGTGATACACTGATCGTAAATGGCGGAGAAGAGGGCTCCTATGTGCTCAAACTGCTTCTTCATCTTGACAACAATCATCGTATCAAAAAAGAAGAGGCTGAATATTTTTTGATTCCTGTCATTGATCCCATAACCGCAGATAAAAAAGTAGAGACAATACTTGAAGCCTATAAAGCACAATTGCCGGCAACAGTTGTTTTGGGAAAAACAACCGTTGAATGGGACTTGACGACAGATGCATTGAGAAAAGGTGAATCCAGTGTAGCCGACCTGATAAATGACCTGTTGCGCGATAAGTTTTCTGTAGATATAGTCATGAACAATGGAGGTGCTTTCAGAGGTAAAAAGGTTTATCCTCCGGGTAACATTACTGATACCATGCTTCATGAGATCGATGAATTTTCAAATAATGCATATATGATGAATATCAAGGGAAAATACCTGCAACAGATACTGGAGCACAGTGCGGCTTCCTATGGGCGAGGCGGGTTGATGCAGGTTTCCGGCATACACTATACGATAGATCTCAGTAAGCAGCCACAGGTGATCAAACATAATGATGACGGTTCATGGACCATTGAGCAGGCAGGGGAGAGGGTAAGCAATATAGACATTGTCATGCCGGACGGGTCATTGGCACCTGTGGAAGATGACAAGGTATATAAAGTGTTATCAAACGCTTACCTTGTCACACATTCCGGTGACGGTTACTTCTGGTTTGAACAGTATGGTACGGACAAAAAGAATACCTATACGACGTTTTATACGGTCATGGCAGGATATCTGGAAAAACATACAGTAATGGATCCCAAACCTGTTGATGGACGATTGAAAATCTTGCCTTGA
- a CDS encoding porin family protein, translated as MKNIKLTVAVFCAMGAFAMAGGDIAPVEPVEEIPVVVSSDAGFYVGLAYAAVHNEVAISNGRYGDVDYHGYMLQAGYKFNPYIAVEARYWDTKDDKITTTHPTGGTRTLDAQFDAWGVYLKPMYPVTEALDVYVLLGWGHQDSQHGPYNPKDSSFSWGGGASYSLTENISVFADYVRIYDDTAIKGNVNPFGEIIDVDVESSSWNIGLSYKF; from the coding sequence ATGAAAAATATTAAATTAACAGTAGCGGTGTTTTGTGCAATGGGTGCATTTGCAATGGCGGGAGGGGATATTGCCCCCGTTGAACCTGTGGAAGAAATACCTGTGGTTGTCAGTAGTGATGCCGGATTCTATGTAGGTTTGGCTTATGCTGCTGTTCACAATGAAGTGGCAATATCAAACGGAAGATACGGGGATGTGGATTATCATGGCTATATGCTGCAGGCAGGGTACAAATTTAACCCATATATTGCAGTTGAAGCAAGATACTGGGATACCAAAGATGACAAAATCACAACAACCCACCCTACAGGAGGTACGCGCACTTTGGATGCACAGTTTGATGCATGGGGTGTATATCTTAAACCGATGTACCCGGTAACAGAAGCACTCGATGTCTATGTACTGCTTGGCTGGGGACATCAGGATTCACAACATGGCCCGTATAATCCGAAAGATTCATCTTTTTCATGGGGAGGAGGTGCTTCTTACTCATTGACAGAAAATATATCGGTATTTGCAGATTATGTCAGGATCTATGATGATACGGCTATAAAAGGTAATGTGAATCCCTTTGGGGAAATCATTGATGTCGATGTGGAATCGTCCTCCTGGAATATTGGATTGTCATATAAATTTTAG
- a CDS encoding ABC transporter substrate-binding protein: MKKIFIFLFFTLFATSVTDAKTLKIGVASDALSMDPYFKDEVATSSILSNMFDGLVSFDKDLKIHPDLATSWSNPRPTEWILNLRKGIRFHNGNTFNADDVVFSFDRIKHWAKSGFQDKVNMIVSAQKIDDYTVKFITKRPFPVFLKKMTYVKILDKETLKGKSDDWIANHPVGTGPYALLSWSRGDHIAMKANPAYWQGRAPFDELIFKPLSNDPTRVAAILSGEVDLINRVPVTEVKRVKKNSDVRFFEQPGLRLIYLQMDQFRNHSPHMKSPTGKNPFKELKVRQAIYYGINEEGIVKYIMHGFAKPAAQFSPSAVFGSDPAIKRVSYNPKKAKELLAEAGYPDGFDVQIDSPNNRYVQDAQITEAVASSLAKIGIRVSVNAIPKSRFFSQISSLNTSFFLVGWENSDGDLSSMLNACIHSYNEKKGYGRYNYGRFSNAKVDKLIEASADIMQPKKRLHYLQEVQKTALLQEQCIIPLHFQVDLYAAKKTIAFQPRLDGKIWAYDIQPNMKEKQ, from the coding sequence ATGAAAAAAATATTTATCTTTCTATTTTTTACCCTGTTTGCAACTTCTGTTACAGATGCAAAAACTCTGAAGATAGGTGTTGCCTCCGATGCGCTCAGTATGGATCCGTATTTCAAAGATGAAGTAGCGACCTCTTCTATTTTGTCCAACATGTTTGACGGGTTGGTTTCTTTTGACAAAGATTTGAAGATCCATCCAGATCTGGCAACATCGTGGAGCAATCCACGGCCAACTGAGTGGATACTGAATTTAAGAAAAGGTATCCGTTTTCACAACGGGAATACCTTCAATGCGGACGATGTCGTTTTCTCTTTTGACCGTATCAAACATTGGGCAAAGTCTGGCTTCCAGGACAAGGTGAATATGATCGTTTCCGCCCAAAAAATAGATGACTATACTGTCAAATTTATTACCAAACGGCCCTTTCCCGTATTTTTAAAGAAAATGACCTATGTCAAGATACTCGATAAAGAGACATTGAAAGGCAAATCCGATGACTGGATCGCCAATCATCCTGTAGGCACCGGGCCTTATGCCCTGCTTTCATGGAGCAGGGGCGACCATATAGCCATGAAAGCAAACCCTGCCTATTGGCAGGGGAGAGCTCCTTTTGACGAACTGATTTTCAAACCTCTAAGCAATGACCCTACCCGGGTCGCCGCGATCCTGAGCGGAGAGGTTGATCTGATAAACAGAGTTCCAGTCACTGAGGTCAAGAGAGTCAAGAAAAACAGCGATGTCCGTTTTTTTGAACAGCCCGGATTGAGACTGATCTATCTGCAGATGGACCAGTTTCGCAACCATTCACCTCATATGAAAAGTCCAACAGGAAAAAACCCTTTTAAAGAATTAAAAGTAAGACAGGCTATTTATTATGGTATCAATGAAGAGGGTATTGTAAAATATATTATGCACGGATTTGCAAAGCCGGCTGCGCAATTCAGTCCAAGTGCCGTATTTGGTTCGGACCCCGCAATAAAAAGAGTCTCCTACAATCCCAAAAAGGCAAAGGAGCTACTTGCCGAAGCGGGTTATCCTGACGGCTTTGATGTGCAGATAGATTCTCCCAACAACCGCTATGTCCAAGATGCACAGATCACAGAGGCTGTTGCTTCATCCCTGGCAAAAATCGGTATCAGAGTCAGCGTTAATGCTATACCAAAATCACGGTTTTTCTCTCAAATAAGCAGTTTGAATACCAGCTTTTTTCTCGTGGGGTGGGAGAACAGTGACGGTGATCTCAGCTCAATGCTCAACGCATGTATTCACTCCTATAATGAAAAAAAAGGATACGGAAGATATAACTACGGCAGATTTTCCAATGCCAAAGTTGATAAGCTCATTGAAGCATCGGCAGATATCATGCAGCCGAAAAAAAGACTCCATTATTTACAGGAGGTACAGAAAACGGCTCTTTTGCAGGAACAGTGCATCATTCCTCTGCACTTTCAGGTTGATCTCTATGCTGCAAAAAAAACCATTGCTTTTCAGCCGCGGCTGGATGGTAAAATATGGGCTTATGATATTCAACCAAATATGAAGGAGAAACAATGA
- a CDS encoding AAA family ATPase has protein sequence MTPKEAIKLLFDRMNNEVIGQKHIVKRFIMSMLADGNVLVEGLPGLAKTRAVRSMANAIDAKFSRIQFTPDLEPSDVIGEEHLYEENGKHIHEFHKGPIFGNIILADEINRAPAKVQSAMLEAMEEKQVTVAGVTYELPELFVVLATQNPLEQKGTYPLPEAQKDRFLMHVKIDYVNMDSEYEMVRKVMNEGHKKTVYENRIPQELIFAARKEVAKVEISEAMGKYIIELVFATRYPLRYSKQLGVMIEVGVSPRGSLALTKCAQVHAWMRGRNEVTVDDVKSVVHDVFRHRLIKSEHTRFSGIENDEIIDIVIANVPEPKAEFKRPS, from the coding sequence ATGACACCAAAAGAAGCTATAAAGTTACTTTTTGACAGAATGAACAATGAAGTCATAGGTCAAAAACATATTGTTAAACGATTTATTATGAGTATGCTAGCTGATGGTAATGTACTTGTTGAGGGACTCCCCGGTCTTGCAAAGACCCGTGCAGTACGTTCCATGGCCAATGCTATTGATGCAAAGTTCTCTCGCATACAGTTTACACCGGATCTTGAACCTTCCGATGTCATAGGAGAAGAACATCTCTATGAAGAGAATGGTAAACATATACATGAGTTTCACAAAGGGCCCATCTTTGGAAATATTATTCTGGCAGATGAGATTAACAGAGCTCCGGCAAAAGTACAGTCAGCAATGCTTGAAGCGATGGAGGAGAAGCAGGTAACCGTTGCCGGAGTAACGTATGAACTGCCTGAACTTTTTGTGGTACTTGCCACGCAAAATCCGTTGGAACAGAAAGGGACTTACCCTCTGCCTGAAGCGCAAAAAGACCGTTTTCTAATGCATGTTAAGATTGATTATGTCAATATGGATTCGGAATATGAAATGGTCAGAAAAGTCATGAATGAAGGGCATAAAAAAACTGTATATGAAAACAGAATCCCACAGGAGTTGATCTTTGCTGCCCGTAAAGAGGTAGCAAAAGTAGAGATAAGCGAAGCTATGGGAAAATACATCATTGAATTGGTTTTTGCTACGAGATATCCTTTGCGTTACAGTAAGCAGCTTGGTGTAATGATTGAAGTAGGGGTAAGTCCAAGAGGCTCACTGGCACTAACAAAGTGTGCACAGGTACATGCCTGGATGCGTGGGAGAAATGAAGTGACGGTTGATGATGTAAAGTCAGTAGTCCATGATGTTTTCAGACACCGACTCATTAAAAGTGAACACACTAGATTTAGTGGTATTGAGAATGATGAAATCATTGATATCGTTATTGCCAATGTACCGGAGCCTAAAGCAGAATTTAAGAGGCCATCTTAA
- a CDS encoding ABC transporter permease, with protein MIRYVISRLFNSFLVMLAVSFIAFFIMYKAGDPLQLLLPPDATAQEVAQMRHTLGLDGSFLTQYKSFMIQLSHGNLGNSFIYGEPALDIVLERLPATLELAILAMGVSILLGVPLGVISSMDPDSLKSKAIMLFSLTGISIPVFWIGMMLVLIFSVVFEILPSSGRGEVYLFSSVFTWDGIKHLIMPVTTLSLFQLALIIRLTQSGMREVLTEDYVKFATAKGLPRKVIVYRHAFKNTLLPLITVIGIQFGQLIAFTIVTETIFAWPGTGKLIIDSIQNLDRPVVIAYLLVVALIFILINFIVDILYTWVDPRVRLS; from the coding sequence ATGATACGATATGTTATAAGTCGGCTGTTCAACTCCTTTCTTGTAATGCTCGCTGTCAGCTTTATCGCATTTTTTATTATGTATAAAGCCGGCGACCCTCTGCAGCTCTTGTTGCCACCGGATGCCACGGCACAGGAAGTGGCGCAAATGCGGCATACACTCGGACTGGATGGCTCTTTCCTGACACAATATAAAAGTTTTATGATACAGCTTTCACACGGAAATCTAGGGAATTCTTTCATTTACGGTGAACCGGCATTGGACATTGTACTTGAGAGACTGCCCGCGACACTGGAGCTTGCCATTCTGGCTATGGGCGTTTCAATTCTTTTGGGAGTCCCTCTGGGTGTCATATCTTCCATGGACCCAGATTCATTGAAAAGCAAAGCAATCATGCTTTTTTCGCTTACGGGTATTTCCATACCGGTTTTTTGGATAGGCATGATGCTCGTACTGATTTTTTCCGTTGTATTTGAAATTCTTCCATCATCGGGCAGAGGAGAGGTCTATCTATTCAGCAGTGTTTTTACCTGGGATGGCATCAAGCATCTCATCATGCCTGTCACCACACTTTCACTCTTTCAACTGGCACTGATTATCAGACTGACCCAAAGTGGTATGAGGGAAGTGTTGACAGAGGACTATGTCAAATTTGCTACGGCCAAAGGTCTGCCGCGAAAAGTTATTGTCTATCGTCATGCCTTCAAGAACACCTTGCTTCCTTTGATCACCGTTATCGGCATACAGTTTGGCCAGCTTATTGCCTTTACCATTGTCACTGAAACGATATTTGCATGGCCGGGAACTGGTAAGCTGATCATCGATTCGATCCAAAATCTGGACAGACCTGTCGTTATTGCCTATCTGCTGGTCGTCGCATTGATCTTTATTTTGATCAATTTCATTGTCGATATACTTTATACCTGGGTGGATCCGAGAGTGAGACTATCTTGA
- a CDS encoding AEC family transporter — translation MNAYLHTLTSILVIACVILLVVMLRKRGVLHQENGILFSQLVIQVTLPALIFDALSRSTFEWQYILLFLYMFISEMILLVIAWIFGKILQLERSQMGSFLLASAFGSSALLGYPLIMELFPGNVTALTEGTFVSEFGVGLPLFTVGVMVAIHYGQEQQTKRALFSSAFLFFKSPIFIAIVTGLLWSFSPLGTTGIFLTPLFEALHIIAKANTFLVALTVGVLLSFSSLHSIMWLALVTIVIKLIISPLLVYLPASMMSLEPWQLQVLLLEAAMPSAMLSVVLAKRYGCDAKLAAKLVFITLTGSLFTVSFMIGL, via the coding sequence ATGAATGCCTATTTACATACCCTCACATCCATTCTTGTCATAGCCTGTGTCATTTTACTGGTTGTGATGTTGCGAAAAAGAGGGGTGCTGCATCAGGAAAACGGTATCCTTTTTTCTCAGCTTGTCATACAGGTCACACTGCCGGCTCTCATTTTTGATGCACTCTCAAGGTCTACATTCGAATGGCAGTATATTCTTCTTTTCCTCTATATGTTCATCTCTGAAATGATACTGCTTGTCATTGCTTGGATCTTTGGAAAAATATTGCAACTGGAACGGAGCCAAATGGGTTCTTTTCTACTGGCATCAGCTTTCGGCAGTTCAGCCCTATTGGGCTATCCGCTTATTATGGAGCTTTTCCCAGGCAATGTGACCGCCCTTACAGAGGGAACTTTTGTTTCAGAGTTTGGTGTGGGATTGCCGCTTTTTACTGTGGGAGTGATGGTCGCCATACATTACGGACAGGAACAGCAGACAAAACGTGCTTTATTCAGCAGCGCCTTTCTTTTTTTCAAATCTCCTATTTTTATTGCCATTGTTACCGGCTTACTCTGGTCTTTTTCCCCGCTTGGTACAACAGGTATTTTTCTCACACCACTTTTTGAAGCACTCCACATCATAGCCAAAGCCAATACTTTTCTGGTAGCCCTGACCGTAGGGGTTCTTTTGAGTTTTTCTTCCCTGCACAGTATCATGTGGCTTGCACTCGTCACTATAGTCATCAAGCTCATTATCAGCCCCCTGCTGGTCTATCTGCCTGCAAGTATGATGTCTTTGGAGCCATGGCAGCTTCAGGTTCTGCTGCTGGAAGCTGCCATGCCCTCGGCAATGCTCAGTGTCGTACTCGCCAAACGTTACGGTTGCGATGCCAAACTGGCAGCCAAACTGGTTTTCATTACACTTACAGGCAGTTTATTCACAGTTTCTTTTATGATAGGGCTATAA